Proteins encoded by one window of Moorella humiferrea:
- the pglZ gene encoding BREX-3 system phosphatase PglZ, with amino-acid sequence MNWRDLILQNLKPCVSRLTLVADPDGLLLEEDVLSTLGEMGLDVLVFSDPIIFRYAYEANYRSRWDRGEAAHLIVVVQGGPQELRRLPFDVWQRGHKLFFSLADIFPKLSYPVVAAVEKSDMDKLYRAYQNYNGPALGEKATKDFILKRVFGIIPDLINSPVELMKMLLSRHCNFVTVPRVLDEHLIHCLREKSVFKDWPLEDIIPSREAFFAFLQEKWRRFLESTARGENFTEVPFDHYDIRVYIDNLFLEGSLRPVPVASTEGMPGWVRAGVLFDKQAEERRRTKWLLEKIRQDLPGETASHKDWQRLAVLWAELIVLSGELNQDIKTGSKPQIEELHDQLEERFASWMVVRYGSLANLSYTSKPVMVHHIPRYLAHLRAKEGEKNIALLVIDGLALDQWLVIRNFLRDRCPVWRLEENQVFAWVPTLTSISRQALFAAEPPLYFKDSLTTTSKEEQHWHKFWEDSGVRKGNTYYHKGLGDELASEIGEFLGSQFEIVGLVIDKVDRIMHGMELGTAGMHQQIRLWAEQGYLIQLIDHLLKNKFAVYLTSDHGNITARGKGRLPDGVLAESRGERARIYHYDVFRQQMMKEIENAICWPGFGLPQGYSVLLARGRSAFVSEGEEVVSHGGISLEEVVVPFVRIWEEH; translated from the coding sequence ATGAACTGGCGTGACCTTATCCTTCAGAACTTAAAGCCCTGCGTATCAAGGCTTACTTTAGTGGCTGACCCCGACGGCTTGCTCTTGGAAGAAGATGTTCTCTCGACCTTAGGGGAAATGGGGCTTGATGTCCTTGTTTTTAGTGATCCCATCATCTTTCGTTATGCATATGAAGCAAACTATCGCTCAAGGTGGGATCGGGGCGAAGCGGCACATTTAATAGTGGTGGTACAAGGCGGCCCGCAGGAACTGCGCCGCCTCCCCTTCGATGTATGGCAGAGGGGTCATAAGCTTTTCTTCAGCCTGGCCGATATCTTTCCCAAACTCAGCTATCCGGTAGTTGCGGCTGTGGAGAAGTCGGACATGGATAAGCTTTACAGGGCATACCAGAATTACAATGGTCCTGCGCTGGGGGAGAAGGCGACCAAGGATTTTATCCTAAAACGCGTTTTTGGCATAATACCCGACCTTATCAATTCACCGGTCGAACTGATGAAGATGCTGCTTTCGCGGCATTGCAACTTTGTGACTGTGCCAAGGGTTTTGGACGAACACCTTATCCATTGTTTAAGAGAAAAGAGCGTTTTTAAGGACTGGCCGCTGGAAGACATCATCCCCAGCAGGGAAGCCTTTTTTGCTTTTCTGCAAGAAAAATGGCGTAGATTCCTGGAAAGCACGGCCAGAGGAGAGAATTTCACCGAGGTCCCCTTTGACCATTATGACATACGGGTGTACATCGACAACCTGTTCTTGGAAGGCAGTTTAAGGCCTGTTCCGGTTGCGAGTACGGAAGGTATGCCCGGGTGGGTCCGGGCAGGTGTGCTCTTCGATAAGCAGGCTGAGGAAAGGCGCAGGACCAAGTGGCTGCTAGAGAAGATACGACAAGATTTGCCTGGAGAAACAGCGTCCCACAAGGATTGGCAGCGCCTGGCCGTTCTGTGGGCGGAATTGATTGTACTTAGCGGCGAACTGAATCAGGACATAAAAACTGGAAGTAAACCACAAATTGAAGAATTGCACGATCAATTGGAAGAGCGCTTTGCGAGCTGGATGGTCGTGCGCTACGGTTCTTTGGCCAACCTTTCTTACACGTCCAAACCAGTAATGGTGCATCACATACCCCGTTATCTGGCTCATCTGCGCGCCAAAGAAGGGGAAAAAAACATTGCTCTGCTCGTAATTGACGGCCTGGCGTTGGATCAGTGGCTGGTTATCCGCAATTTCCTGAGAGACAGGTGCCCGGTGTGGCGACTCGAGGAAAACCAGGTCTTTGCCTGGGTACCGACCTTAACTTCTATCTCGCGGCAAGCACTGTTCGCTGCAGAGCCGCCCTTGTATTTCAAGGACTCCCTAACGACAACCTCGAAAGAAGAACAGCACTGGCATAAATTTTGGGAAGACAGCGGGGTCAGGAAAGGAAATACCTACTACCATAAAGGTTTGGGTGATGAGTTGGCAAGTGAAATTGGAGAATTTTTAGGATCACAGTTCGAGATCGTGGGTCTGGTTATAGATAAAGTGGACAGAATCATGCATGGCATGGAGCTGGGAACAGCTGGTATGCACCAGCAAATCAGACTGTGGGCCGAACAGGGTTACCTGATACAGCTAATTGATCATCTCCTTAAAAACAAATTTGCCGTCTATCTGACTTCGGATCACGGTAATATTACGGCCAGGGGGAAGGGCCGTTTGCCGGACGGGGTCCTGGCTGAGTCCCGCGGTGAGCGGGCCAGAATTTATCATTACGACGTTTTTCGACAGCAGATGATGAAAGAAATAGAAAATGCCATCTGTTGGCCTGGTTTTGGTTTACCCCAGGGTTACTCCGTTCTGCTGGCCAGGGGCCGGTCGGCCTTTGTTTCTGAGGGTGAAGAAGTTGTAAGCCATGGTGGGATATCTTTGGAAGAGGTTGTCGTTCCTTTTGTCAGGATTTGGGAGGAGCATTGA
- a CDS encoding DEAD/DEAH box helicase: MSRDGIWRPGDWAWSREYREPVKVIEALDLWGKNVYRVWVPGRDAVLRLQENELSSITEAGLTSRERLIYTVAAARIAESLARPDILLAPLEGCVTPLPHQLYALSRAVSGNRVRYLLADEVGLGKTIEAGLIMRELKLRGLVRRTLVVAPKGLVMQWVQEMENRFRERFHLLMPAEITTLSCFEWDANVWQRFDQVVVPMDAVKPLESRRGWSRDQVSRYNRERFENLIAAGWDLIIVDEAHRIAGSTDAVARYRLGQALAEAAPYLLLLTATPHQGKTDSFHRLMALLDREAFPGVESIKRERVAPYVIRTEKRRAIDEKGQPLFKPRRTQLVTVVWQSRHQKQRELYEAVTEYVREGYNRALKEKRNYIGFLMVLMQRLVASSTRAIRTALQRRLEAIEQEAPFQINSEIELEEDWWDLDGQEQLEQILKHRLVAFASEREEVKRLLSLARQCESLPDARAEALLEWMYRLQAEENDPELKFLIFTEFIPTQEMLKEFLENRGFSVVCLNGSMGLEERRRVQQEFAGPARVLVSTDAGGEGLNLQFCHVVINYDLPWNPMRLEQRIGRVDRIGQEHVVRALNFVLQDTVEYRVQEVLQEKLAAILADFGVDKMSDVLDSAEVAPDFEDLYKEAILRPEEVESRIERLEAELRQRIQEATTANRLLGEEAELDSRLVEKIPGHPLPYWVERMTVNFLVSEGGIVKPKLAGYDLTWPDGFTMKDVVFSRQEADKHSMSYLSLEEPRVRGLVSRLPLAVAGQPFAKVRLKGLPQEISGYWSLWRISLMAENMREVRVLPLFHQEKDGKILMPTARRIWDLLLQEETSLEIQGYITGEKSEEIFERLQKQAVRYGHNLFLELKNQYEEHLQKEREKGRYAFQIRRQAIMRVGLPAVRQHRLAELERQEKEWALRLQQKEKILPELSAITIIYVEGVVP, translated from the coding sequence TTGAGTCGGGATGGTATATGGCGGCCTGGTGATTGGGCCTGGAGCCGGGAGTACCGTGAACCGGTCAAGGTTATCGAAGCCCTGGACCTGTGGGGAAAGAACGTCTACCGCGTCTGGGTACCGGGCCGGGACGCGGTTTTGCGCCTTCAGGAAAACGAATTATCCTCGATAACAGAGGCAGGCTTAACCAGTCGGGAGAGGCTGATTTATACCGTCGCCGCGGCCCGAATCGCTGAAAGCCTGGCCCGGCCGGATATCCTGCTGGCGCCTCTGGAAGGCTGCGTCACTCCTCTGCCCCACCAGCTCTACGCCCTCTCCCGGGCTGTTTCCGGCAACAGGGTCCGCTATCTTCTGGCTGACGAGGTCGGCCTCGGCAAAACAATAGAAGCCGGTTTAATCATGCGCGAGTTGAAGCTCAGGGGACTCGTCAGGCGCACGCTGGTGGTGGCGCCGAAGGGCCTGGTGATGCAGTGGGTGCAGGAAATGGAAAACCGCTTTCGGGAACGCTTTCACCTGCTGATGCCCGCCGAGATCACAACTCTATCGTGCTTTGAATGGGATGCCAACGTCTGGCAGCGGTTTGACCAGGTAGTCGTTCCCATGGATGCCGTAAAGCCTTTGGAATCGCGCCGGGGGTGGAGCAGGGACCAGGTAAGCCGCTATAACCGGGAACGCTTCGAAAACCTTATCGCTGCGGGTTGGGATTTGATTATTGTCGATGAAGCTCACAGAATTGCCGGCAGCACGGATGCCGTGGCCAGGTACCGCTTAGGCCAAGCGCTGGCTGAAGCGGCACCGTATCTTCTCCTTCTCACGGCGACGCCCCACCAGGGGAAGACTGATTCCTTCCACCGGCTCATGGCTCTCCTAGATAGGGAGGCTTTCCCCGGCGTCGAGTCCATAAAGCGGGAGAGAGTGGCCCCGTATGTAATCCGCACCGAAAAACGCCGGGCCATTGATGAGAAGGGTCAGCCGTTATTCAAACCGCGCCGCACCCAGCTGGTGACCGTAGTGTGGCAATCCCGGCACCAAAAGCAGCGGGAACTATATGAAGCGGTGACGGAATATGTGCGGGAAGGATACAACCGGGCGCTGAAAGAAAAGCGAAACTATATCGGCTTTTTGATGGTTCTCATGCAGCGCCTGGTAGCCAGCAGCACCAGGGCAATCCGGACCGCCCTGCAACGGAGACTGGAAGCGATCGAACAGGAAGCTCCTTTTCAGATTAACAGTGAAATAGAGCTGGAAGAAGACTGGTGGGACCTCGACGGGCAGGAGCAGCTCGAGCAAATTCTGAAGCACCGTTTAGTCGCCTTCGCCAGTGAACGGGAAGAGGTCAAGCGTCTTTTATCCCTGGCACGTCAGTGCGAGTCCCTGCCCGACGCGCGGGCCGAAGCCTTGCTGGAGTGGATGTACCGGCTGCAGGCCGAAGAGAACGACCCCGAGCTCAAATTTCTCATCTTTACCGAGTTCATTCCGACCCAGGAGATGCTTAAGGAGTTTCTGGAAAACAGGGGCTTTAGCGTCGTTTGTCTAAACGGGTCCATGGGGCTGGAAGAAAGGCGGAGGGTCCAGCAGGAATTTGCCGGTCCCGCCAGGGTGCTCGTATCCACCGATGCCGGCGGCGAGGGCTTGAATTTGCAGTTTTGCCACGTGGTCATCAACTACGACCTGCCGTGGAACCCCATGCGCCTGGAGCAGCGCATCGGCCGGGTGGACCGCATCGGCCAGGAACACGTTGTCCGGGCACTTAACTTCGTCCTGCAGGACACTGTTGAATACCGGGTGCAGGAAGTCCTCCAGGAAAAACTGGCCGCAATCCTGGCGGATTTCGGCGTTGACAAGATGAGCGATGTTCTCGACTCGGCTGAAGTAGCGCCGGATTTCGAGGACCTGTATAAAGAGGCTATCCTCAGGCCGGAAGAAGTTGAGTCCAGGATTGAACGGCTGGAAGCTGAACTTCGGCAGCGCATCCAGGAAGCAACTACGGCCAACCGGCTTTTGGGAGAAGAGGCAGAGCTCGATTCCCGGCTGGTGGAGAAAATTCCCGGCCATCCGCTTCCGTACTGGGTAGAGCGCATGACCGTTAACTTTTTGGTGAGCGAAGGCGGCATAGTAAAGCCCAAATTGGCCGGTTATGATTTAACCTGGCCCGACGGCTTCACTATGAAGGACGTGGTTTTCTCCCGGCAGGAAGCAGATAAGCACTCAATGTCTTATCTCAGCCTGGAAGAACCGAGAGTTCGCGGGCTGGTCTCCCGCCTGCCCCTAGCGGTGGCGGGTCAGCCTTTTGCGAAGGTCAGGCTCAAAGGACTGCCGCAGGAGATAAGCGGCTACTGGTCTTTATGGCGGATATCTCTTATGGCGGAAAACATGCGTGAGGTTCGGGTTCTACCCTTGTTCCATCAGGAAAAAGACGGCAAAATACTCATGCCCACCGCCCGCAGGATATGGGATTTGTTATTACAGGAAGAAACCTCCCTCGAAATCCAGGGTTATATTACAGGCGAAAAATCCGAGGAAATCTTTGAGAGGCTCCAGAAACAGGCTGTACGATACGGGCATAATCTTTTCCTGGAGCTCAAGAACCAGTATGAAGAGCACCTGCAGAAAGAGCGGGAAAAAGGCCGATATGCGTTCCAAATTCGCCGGCAGGCCATTATGAGGGTTGGCCTGCCCGCCGTGCGCCAGCACCGCCTGGCCGAACTGGAACGCCAGGAGAAAGAATGGGCCCTGCGGTTACAGCAGAAGGAAAAAATCTTGCCGGAACTAAGCGCGATTACCATTATTTACGTAGAAGGTGTAGTCCCATGA
- a CDS encoding DNA methyltransferase → MAKEEQLFIDTPERNKEGREWQERSRFRLTKEHLDLVRHIEGFPIAKDEDIINLSDPPYYTACPNPFIGDFIKEHGKPYDPDNDAYRRQPFAADVSEGKNDPIYNAHSYHTKVPHRAIMRYILHYTEPGDIVLDGFCGTGMTGVAASLCGDRKAVESLGYIVQDDGTILDEKGRPFSKLGARKAILIDLSPAATFIAYNYNTPVDVRAFEREARRILDEVERECGWMYRTQHVVDGKVQKDAKGNPIMGKINYTVWSDVFICSSCSGELVFWEVAVDKEEGKVRNEFPCPHCGADLTKRTLERATERVYDRDIGEFITRARQVPVLINYSVGNKRYEKEPDDYDLELIRKIEESEIPYWYPTARMPEGYNTEQPKVSHGITHVHHFYTRRNLWVLAACMSKPKSLGNLRLRNRLLFLVEQLVLGMSRLARYVPRHYSQVNQYLSGTLYIASQVVEVSPWYILNSTKIKNLTRALLKEYVGACTTYCSSADSTLLRDACIDYIFTDPPFGGNLMYSELNFLWEAWLRVFTNNKPEAVENKVQGKGPREYQELMEKCFAEYYRVLKPGRWMTVVFHNSQNRIWNAIQEAILRAGFVIADVRTLDKKQGTFKQVTSTTAVKQDLVISAYKPNGGLEKRFQLEAGTEEGVWDFVRTHLKQLPVFVEKSGKAEVIAERQNFLLYDRMVAFHVQRGVTVPMGAAEFYAGLKQRFPERDGMYFLPDQVVEYDKKRFMVQEIEQLSLFVTDEKSSIQWLRSELEKKPQTYQEIHPKFLRELHKAPHEKLPELAELLEQNFLKDDNGRWYVPDPGRQSDLEKMREKALLKEFEEYKEGRSRLKVFRTEALRAGFKACWAAKDYKTIVEVARRIPDTVLQEDTTLLMYYDNALMRLDE, encoded by the coding sequence ATGGCCAAAGAAGAGCAACTTTTCATAGATACACCGGAAAGGAACAAAGAAGGAAGGGAATGGCAAGAACGTTCACGTTTCCGGCTTACCAAGGAACACCTGGACCTGGTCAGGCATATCGAGGGATTCCCCATTGCCAAAGATGAGGACATCATCAACCTTTCCGACCCGCCCTATTACACGGCCTGCCCGAACCCGTTCATAGGGGATTTTATCAAAGAGCACGGCAAGCCGTATGACCCGGATAACGACGCTTACCGCCGGCAGCCCTTTGCGGCAGATGTATCAGAGGGCAAGAACGATCCCATTTACAATGCCCATTCCTACCACACCAAGGTGCCGCACAGGGCCATCATGCGTTATATCCTCCACTACACCGAGCCGGGAGACATCGTCTTAGACGGTTTCTGCGGCACGGGCATGACCGGCGTTGCGGCGAGTTTATGCGGGGACCGCAAGGCCGTAGAATCCCTGGGTTACATTGTGCAGGATGATGGCACTATCCTTGATGAAAAAGGCCGGCCCTTTTCTAAGCTTGGAGCACGCAAGGCTATCTTAATCGACCTCTCCCCTGCCGCCACCTTCATTGCCTACAACTACAACACGCCGGTGGATGTCCGGGCTTTTGAGCGGGAAGCCCGGCGGATTCTGGACGAAGTGGAAAGAGAATGCGGCTGGATGTACCGGACGCAGCACGTGGTGGATGGGAAAGTGCAGAAAGACGCCAAGGGCAACCCCATTATGGGGAAAATCAACTACACCGTCTGGTCCGACGTGTTTATCTGTTCCAGCTGTTCCGGAGAGCTTGTCTTCTGGGAAGTGGCGGTAGATAAAGAAGAAGGTAAAGTACGGAACGAGTTTCCCTGCCCCCACTGCGGGGCAGATCTCACTAAACGGACCCTGGAGAGGGCCACGGAAAGGGTGTACGACCGGGACATCGGGGAGTTTATCACCCGCGCCCGCCAGGTGCCGGTGCTGATAAATTATTCGGTGGGGAATAAGAGGTATGAAAAAGAGCCCGACGATTACGACCTGGAGCTGATCCGGAAGATCGAGGAGAGCGAGATACCGTACTGGTATCCTACCGCCCGCATGCCGGAGGGCTACAATACCGAACAGCCTAAAGTATCACATGGGATTACTCATGTTCACCATTTTTACACCAGGCGGAATTTGTGGGTATTAGCTGCTTGTATGAGTAAACCAAAATCATTAGGTAATTTGCGTCTAAGAAACCGTCTACTTTTTCTCGTTGAGCAGCTTGTGCTTGGGATGTCCAGACTCGCCCGGTACGTTCCACGTCACTACTCTCAGGTTAATCAATATCTTAGTGGAACATTATATATAGCTTCTCAGGTAGTTGAAGTTTCTCCTTGGTATATACTCAACAGCACTAAAATAAAGAATTTGACCAGGGCACTTTTAAAGGAGTATGTTGGAGCCTGCACCACTTATTGTTCCTCAGCCGATAGCACCCTGCTTAGAGATGCCTGTATTGACTACATCTTCACCGACCCACCCTTCGGCGGCAATCTCATGTATTCCGAGCTCAACTTCCTCTGGGAAGCCTGGCTCAGGGTTTTTACTAACAATAAGCCCGAAGCCGTTGAAAACAAAGTGCAGGGCAAAGGCCCCCGGGAATACCAGGAGCTCATGGAAAAGTGCTTTGCTGAATATTACCGTGTCTTAAAGCCCGGCCGGTGGATGACGGTGGTGTTTCACAATTCCCAGAACCGGATCTGGAACGCCATCCAGGAAGCCATTCTGCGGGCTGGGTTCGTTATTGCCGACGTGCGGACTCTGGACAAAAAGCAGGGGACCTTCAAGCAGGTTACCTCGACCACCGCGGTGAAGCAGGACCTGGTCATCTCCGCCTACAAGCCCAACGGCGGCCTGGAAAAGCGCTTTCAGCTTGAGGCGGGGACCGAAGAAGGAGTCTGGGATTTTGTCCGCACCCACCTCAAACAGCTGCCGGTCTTTGTGGAGAAAAGCGGCAAAGCGGAGGTCATTGCCGAGCGGCAGAATTTCCTCCTCTATGACCGGATGGTGGCCTTCCACGTCCAGCGGGGAGTCACCGTACCTATGGGGGCGGCGGAGTTTTACGCCGGTTTAAAACAGCGCTTCCCGGAAAGAGACGGCATGTACTTCCTCCCCGACCAGGTGGTGGAATATGATAAGAAGCGTTTTATGGTCCAGGAAATTGAGCAATTATCCCTTTTTGTAACCGATGAAAAGTCTTCCATCCAGTGGCTGCGCAGTGAACTCGAAAAGAAGCCGCAGACCTACCAGGAGATCCACCCCAAATTCCTGCGAGAACTGCACAAAGCGCCGCACGAAAAGCTGCCGGAGCTGGCAGAGCTTTTAGAGCAGAACTTCCTTAAAGACGATAACGGCCGCTGGTACGTCCCCGACCCCGGCAGGCAGTCTGACCTGGAGAAGATGCGCGAGAAGGCCCTCCTCAAAGAGTTCGAAGAATATAAAGAAGGCAGAAGCAGACTCAAAGTGTTCCGTACCGAAGCGCTGCGGGCGGGATTCAAGGCGTGCTGGGCTGCTAAAGACTACAAGACCATCGTAGAGGTGGCCAGGCGCATACCGGACACCGTCCTCCAGGAAGATACCACCCTCCTGATGTACTACGACAACGCCCTGATGCGGCTGGATGAATGA
- a CDS encoding DUF6079 family protein, whose translation MKYADLIHFEPVETIVQLREADAKSRAGELVKSYVISERMAEQITEVVFPQLQYEHPQDNKGLLIVGNYGTGKSHLMSVLSAIAEYPDLVTEIRHPAVAKKAEVIAGKFKVIRTEIGSTTMSLRNIICAELEEQLANLGVKYRFPEADKVTNNKDPFIEMMNAFQEVYLDHGLLLVVDELLDYLRTRKDQELILDLNFLREIGEVCRLTRFRFMAGVQEAIFDSPRFQFVAETLRRVKDRFEQIRIVREDIAYVVAQRLLRKDDRQKALIREHLQRFTKLYGTLAERMDEFVALFPVHPAYLETFERVYVAEKREVLKTISAAMKKLLDREVPETAPGLIAYDSYWQNLKDNPSFRSDPDIREVIEKSQVLESRVQQAFTRPQYKPVAFRIIHALSVHRLTTGDIYAPIGVTAEELRDDLCLYLPLPEEDAEFLKTTVESILREILRTVSGQFISFNQDNGQYYLDLKKDIDFDSLIEQKAETLTSNQLDRYYFRALARAMECPEATYVPNFQIWEHEIEWREKKATRLGYLFFGAPNERSTAHPPRDFYLYFLQPFDPPPFEDEKKPDEVFFRLVQRDEDFDRALKFFAGACEMASTASKGTRQVYENKANDQLKKIVEWLRNNITTAYEVTYRGATKKFVEWVKHSATPHVSVRDLVNLVGSSCLAPCFQELAPEYPAFSILVTVKNRPQAAQEAIKWILGSIRTRQGAAVLDALELLDGDKLRPQNSRYAKHILGQLDKKGPGQVFNRGEIITDFRGVEFEPRFRLEPEWVVVILASLIYSGDVTLSMPGKKIDASNLEELGKVPLEELIKFKHIERPKDLPLGPLQVLFEFLGLPPGLIVNQSTREEGVRQLQEAVDKLLERTVEAQQAIQQEISLWGISLFDEKKKTGLRDELAGFKGFLESLRVFNTPGKLKNFRYSERDINKQKAYLATLKRVEELAGLANEIQPLLSYLSTAEAVLPADAGWTAKARERREELKGKLSGLDEVSVPDLRRELVQVLLELKNSYIEAYLEAHTKARLNATGDQKKSGLLKDERLSKLSRLAGIELMPRAQLTDFQNRLAELKTCFSLTRDDLEKTPICPHCNYRPAQEQIKLPADAALRRLEDDLERLCEDWERTLVANLEDPTVKENIYLLKPDQQKALEQVIKEQQLPYMVDASFVKAVQEVLSGMEKVSITAADLKKALAQGGTPCTVSELKQRFEDYIQSLTRGRDPQKVRIVLE comes from the coding sequence GTGAAATACGCTGACCTGATACATTTTGAACCGGTCGAAACTATAGTGCAGTTACGGGAAGCTGATGCCAAAAGCAGGGCCGGTGAGTTGGTAAAAAGCTACGTGATCTCGGAACGGATGGCCGAGCAGATTACTGAAGTTGTCTTTCCGCAACTCCAATACGAACATCCCCAGGATAATAAGGGGCTTTTGATCGTCGGTAACTACGGTACCGGCAAATCGCATTTAATGTCGGTACTATCTGCTATAGCCGAATATCCAGACCTGGTCACGGAGATACGGCATCCTGCTGTGGCTAAAAAAGCGGAGGTTATCGCTGGCAAGTTCAAGGTTATCAGGACCGAGATCGGTTCCACCACGATGTCCCTCAGGAACATTATTTGTGCTGAGCTGGAAGAACAGCTGGCTAATCTTGGGGTGAAATACCGTTTTCCTGAAGCCGATAAAGTTACCAACAACAAAGACCCTTTTATAGAGATGATGAATGCTTTCCAGGAAGTTTACCTGGATCACGGGCTCTTGCTGGTTGTCGATGAACTCCTGGACTACCTGCGTACGCGCAAAGATCAGGAGCTAATCCTCGACCTGAACTTTTTGCGAGAAATCGGGGAGGTTTGCCGGCTCACCCGGTTTCGTTTCATGGCCGGTGTGCAGGAAGCCATTTTCGATAGCCCACGCTTTCAGTTTGTGGCTGAAACCCTGCGCCGGGTCAAAGACCGCTTTGAACAGATACGAATTGTTCGTGAAGACATAGCCTACGTAGTTGCCCAGCGCCTGCTGCGCAAGGATGACCGGCAGAAGGCTCTTATAAGGGAGCACCTGCAGCGTTTCACCAAATTATACGGCACCCTGGCCGAGCGCATGGACGAATTCGTCGCTCTTTTCCCCGTGCATCCGGCATACCTTGAAACATTTGAACGGGTCTATGTAGCCGAAAAGCGCGAGGTTCTAAAAACCATCAGCGCCGCCATGAAAAAGCTCCTCGACAGAGAAGTGCCGGAAACTGCTCCCGGCCTCATCGCTTATGACTCTTACTGGCAAAACTTAAAGGACAATCCTTCTTTCCGCAGTGACCCGGACATTCGCGAAGTGATTGAGAAGAGCCAGGTGCTGGAAAGCCGTGTCCAGCAGGCTTTTACAAGGCCGCAGTATAAACCTGTGGCCTTCCGCATCATTCACGCTTTAAGCGTTCACCGGCTGACAACAGGAGATATTTACGCTCCCATAGGGGTCACGGCTGAAGAACTCCGCGACGACCTCTGCCTTTACCTGCCCTTGCCGGAAGAGGATGCTGAGTTTCTTAAAACCACCGTCGAATCAATCTTGCGCGAGATCTTAAGGACGGTGAGCGGCCAGTTTATTTCTTTCAACCAGGACAACGGGCAGTACTACCTTGACCTGAAAAAAGACATTGATTTTGATTCGCTAATTGAGCAGAAAGCCGAGACACTTACCTCGAACCAGTTGGACCGTTATTATTTCAGGGCCCTCGCCCGGGCCATGGAGTGCCCCGAAGCCACGTATGTTCCCAATTTCCAGATCTGGGAGCACGAAATTGAGTGGCGCGAGAAAAAGGCTACCCGGTTAGGGTATTTATTCTTCGGGGCTCCCAACGAACGTTCTACGGCCCACCCGCCCAGGGATTTTTACCTCTATTTTCTGCAGCCCTTTGACCCGCCGCCCTTTGAGGATGAGAAAAAGCCCGATGAAGTGTTTTTCCGGCTGGTGCAGCGTGACGAGGATTTTGACCGTGCCCTGAAGTTCTTCGCCGGCGCCTGCGAGATGGCCAGCACGGCTTCGAAAGGAACGCGGCAGGTTTATGAAAATAAGGCTAACGATCAGCTAAAAAAGATAGTCGAATGGCTGCGGAACAACATCACCACGGCTTATGAAGTTACCTACCGGGGAGCAACTAAAAAATTCGTCGAGTGGGTTAAGCACAGTGCCACTCCTCATGTGTCGGTTCGTGATCTGGTAAACTTGGTGGGTTCCTCGTGTCTCGCGCCCTGCTTCCAGGAGCTGGCGCCCGAATACCCGGCCTTTTCCATCCTGGTTACCGTAAAGAACCGGCCTCAGGCAGCCCAGGAGGCGATAAAGTGGATCCTCGGCAGCATCAGGACCAGGCAGGGGGCTGCCGTCCTCGATGCCCTGGAGCTTCTGGACGGAGATAAGTTAAGGCCGCAAAATTCCCGTTATGCCAAACACATCCTGGGACAGCTGGACAAAAAGGGCCCGGGTCAGGTCTTCAACCGGGGCGAAATAATTACCGATTTTCGCGGTGTGGAGTTTGAGCCCCGTTTCAGATTGGAGCCGGAGTGGGTGGTCGTCATCCTGGCGAGCTTGATCTATAGCGGCGATGTTACTTTAAGCATGCCGGGGAAGAAGATAGATGCTTCCAACCTGGAGGAGCTGGGCAAAGTTCCCCTGGAGGAACTTATCAAGTTCAAACACATCGAGCGTCCCAAGGATCTTCCCCTTGGTCCCTTGCAGGTTCTGTTTGAATTTTTGGGGCTGCCGCCTGGGCTCATCGTCAATCAATCTACTCGTGAAGAAGGGGTAAGGCAGCTTCAGGAAGCAGTGGATAAGCTTCTGGAACGCACAGTGGAGGCCCAGCAGGCGATCCAGCAAGAGATATCCTTATGGGGTATTTCTCTCTTCGATGAGAAAAAGAAAACCGGTTTAAGGGATGAACTGGCCGGTTTCAAAGGGTTTCTGGAGTCACTCCGGGTTTTTAACACTCCCGGGAAGTTGAAAAACTTCCGCTACTCCGAGCGGGATATAAATAAGCAGAAGGCGTACCTTGCCACCCTGAAGAGGGTTGAAGAACTGGCCGGCCTGGCCAATGAGATTCAGCCTCTGCTCTCCTACCTCAGTACCGCCGAAGCCGTGCTTCCTGCGGATGCCGGTTGGACGGCAAAAGCCAGGGAGCGGCGTGAAGAACTCAAAGGAAAACTATCCGGTCTTGATGAAGTATCCGTTCCTGACCTTCGCCGGGAGCTCGTGCAGGTGCTCTTAGAGCTCAAGAATTCTTACATTGAGGCCTACCTTGAGGCCCATACCAAAGCCAGGTTAAATGCGACTGGAGATCAGAAGAAATCCGGGCTTCTCAAAGATGAGCGGTTGAGCAAACTCAGCAGACTGGCCGGTATCGAGTTGATGCCCCGGGCCCAGCTTACTGACTTCCAAAACCGTCTGGCGGAGCTGAAAACGTGCTTCAGCCTCACCAGAGATGATTTGGAAAAAACGCCCATCTGTCCTCACTGCAACTACCGGCCGGCACAGGAGCAGATTAAGCTTCCGGCTGACGCGGCGCTCAGGCGGTTGGAGGACGACCTGGAAAGGCTATGCGAGGATTGGGAAAGGACACTGGTCGCCAACCTGGAAGACCCGACGGTAAAGGAAAACATCTATCTTTTGAAGCCGGATCAGCAAAAAGCACTGGAACAGGTGATCAAAGAACAGCAGCTGCCATATATGGTGGACGCATCGTTTGTAAAGGCTGTTCAGGAAGTGCTGTCCGGCATGGAAAAGGTTTCGATCACCGCAGCCGACTTAAAGAAAGCTCTGGCACAAGGCGGAACGCCCTGTACAGTCTCTGAGTTAAAGCAGCGCTTCGAGGATTATATCCAGTCTCTCACGCGCGGCAGGGATCCGCAGAAAGTGAGGATCGTTCTGGAATAG